Sequence from the Luteibacter aegosomaticola genome:
CCGGTCGACAGAGCGGCAGCCTGACAGCGCATTCGATGCAGGGCTTCGTCGAAGGCGCCTACGACATCCGCTGGGACCGCGCGGCACTCTCGCCATTTGTGAATGTGGCGGCACAGCAGCTTCGCACCGATGCGCTGACCGAGCACGGTACAGACGCCGCGTTGAAGGTCAGTGGTGAAAAGAGCAATCTGATCTACGGCAGTCTTGGCCTGCGTGGCCAGACATCGTTCGGCGACGACGATCGTTTCAGCATCTTCGGCAGTCTCGCCTGGCAGCATGCGTCCGGCGATACGGATACGACGAGCAAGCAGCGATTTGTCACCGGCGGCGATGCGTTCGACGTGATGGGCACGCCGATCGCGAAGAACGCTGGCGTGGGTACGTTCGGGCTGCGCTATATGCCGACGGCCGCGGTGACCATCGAGGCCTCGTGGCAAGGCCAGTTCGCCAGTGCGGCGAAGGATCAGGCGGGTCGTTTGAGTGTGAACTGGGCCTTCTGACACCACGACGTTACGGGAGCCGCGCACGGCTCCCGTAACGCTGGCTTAGAAGCTAGCCCGCAAGGTGACACCGACGAGGCGGGGATCACTCGGCTGGCCCAGGATCAGCCCGGAATTACCCGTCTGGATCGTGAGCGCCGTGATGTAGTCGCGGTTGAACAGGTTCCTGGCGAAGACGTCGACTTCCCAGTTGTCGTTGAACCGGTAGCCAATGCTCGCATTGGTCAGTGCATAACCCGCGATCCGCGTGTAGATCGAGTTGGTCGTGTCGCTGTTGTAGTCGCTGCGTGCGTTCACGTCGACGTGGAACAGCAGCGCACCGGTATAGATCGGCATCTCGTAATCCGCGCCGATGGAGCCTACCCATTTCGACAGGCCGGCCAGCGGCAAGCCCGTTAACACGTAGGCACCGGGGGTGTCGGGGTTGCCCCGCGGGTTCGAGGTCTTGATGGCCAGGCTGGCCGGCGGGTTCAAGGGTTGGCACCCGCCCGCGGCGTTCGGGTTCTGCCATTCGAGCGGGCAGGGGCCCTTCGGGTAATCGCTGTACTTGCCATCGGCATAGGCAAACGACGCGCGCAGGGTAAAGCCCTTGAACAGCAAGGCGGCGAAGTCACCCTCGACACCCTTCACCTTCACCTCGGGGATATTCGACGGATACGTGCGCAGCGCTGCGGTCTCGATGCTCGAGGTGACATTCGCCTGGTAGTTCTTGACCGTCGTGTGATACGCCGCAAGGTTCAGGGTGGAACGACCTTCCCACCACGACGACTTGAAGCCAGCTTCCCACGTGGCGTTCGTTTCGTCCTTGATCACGGCCGTGGCGATGGCCGGATTGTTGGAGGCATCCAGCGGCAGGCCGGACATGTTGAGGCCGCCCGACTTGTAGCCATAGGCGTAGCCGACGTAGCCCATCATCCGATCGGTGAACTGGTACGCGAGGTTGGCACGGCCCGACGGGTTGCCGCCGTTGTCCGACGCCGTATAGCTCTGCGGTCGGAAGAGCGAGAGCTTCGCGTTGTCCTGGACAGAGCCTGGCGTGGTGGGCAAGCCCCCGGAAACCGTCGTTGAGTACGCGCCGTTCTTGTCTTCGTAGGTGTAGCGAAGGCCGACGGTTCCCGTCAGGCGGTCGGTGAACTTGTAGTTCACTTCGCCAAAGGCCGCGTAGCTCTTCATCTTGAAATGGGAGTCGCCGTACTGGCCATAGCCGTCGGCCAGATTGTCGGGCATGCCCGGGAAGCTCGTGGTGCTCACCAGCCAGTAAGTGGCGGCGGGGCCGTACACGCTGATCGGATGGCCATTGATCTCCTGCGTGAAGAAGTAGAGGCCGCCCACGTAGCTAAAGGGTCCATCGCCATTCGAGGCCACCCGGAACTCCTGGCTGTACTGATCCTGGCGCGAGGGGATTCGCTGCACGGTCTGGATGGGTACGCCAATGTAGTCACGATCGTTGGCGACATCCCATTTCCAATAGCGCCACGCTGAAATCGATGTCAGCGTCACCGGGCCCACGTTCCAGTCGGCATTGAGCGATACACCGCCGTCCTGCGTATCGATGTGCAGCGGCGCATCGATATCAGTCAGCCGGTCGTAGACGTCGCGGCTGGGTGGCGTATAGGCCGGGAAGCCGTGGGCGGCGAGGTTGGCCGAGAGGCCCGGGAATTGGCGCGCGGCACCGCGAAGACTCTTGCCCACCCGCAGGTAGTTCTGCGTGCAGCAATCGGAATCCAGGCTGGAGAGGTCGCCGATCAGTCGTACGTTCAGGCTGTCGTCGGGCTTGAACAGCAGCTGCCCGCGCAGCGCGTAGTTCTTGATCGAGTTTTCGTCCTTACCGGTGGCGACGTTGTGCAGCACGCCATCCCGCTCGGTGTACTGAGCCGAGAGACGGCCTGCCACGGTCTGGCTA
This genomic interval carries:
- a CDS encoding TonB-dependent receptor, producing the protein MRRTPLVAGIVLCLAAFTAAAQDAPPKDKDKDKDTPTTLDNITVTARQREENLQKVPIAVSVVEGEWLDRSYTVNTQQLSQLVPALYYNSANPRNTAYTIRGLGSNTLSVSAANDGIEPGVGFYVDGVYHGRPATAAFDFTDIDRIEVLRGPQGTLFGKNTTAGAISITSREPTFVPEGNGEISYGENGYLQAKGSVSGPLSQTVAGRLSAQYTERDGVLHNVATGKDENSIKNYALRGQLLFKPDDSLNVRLIGDLSSLDSDCCTQNYLRVGKSLRGAARQFPGLSANLAAHGFPAYTPPSRDVYDRLTDIDAPLHIDTQDGGVSLNADWNVGPVTLTSISAWRYWKWDVANDRDYIGVPIQTVQRIPSRQDQYSQEFRVASNGDGPFSYVGGLYFFTQEINGHPISVYGPAATYWLVSTTSFPGMPDNLADGYGQYGDSHFKMKSYAAFGEVNYKFTDRLTGTVGLRYTYEDKNGAYSTTVSGGLPTTPGSVQDNAKLSLFRPQSYTASDNGGNPSGRANLAYQFTDRMMGYVGYAYGYKSGGLNMSGLPLDASNNPAIATAVIKDETNATWEAGFKSSWWEGRSTLNLAAYHTTVKNYQANVTSSIETAALRTYPSNIPEVKVKGVEGDFAALLFKGFTLRASFAYADGKYSDYPKGPCPLEWQNPNAAGGCQPLNPPASLAIKTSNPRGNPDTPGAYVLTGLPLAGLSKWVGSIGADYEMPIYTGALLFHVDVNARSDYNSDTTNSIYTRIAGYALTNASIGYRFNDNWEVDVFARNLFNRDYITALTIQTGNSGLILGQPSDPRLVGVTLRASF